The Fodinibius salicampi DNA window AACCGAACAAAATCTTAAGAACCGGCTTCGGGAAAACAGCTACCAATATGTTCACCTGGCTACGCATGGCATTATTGATGAATCACAACCGGGCCGGAGCGGACTGGCACTTTCTTCCGGTGATGAAATTACGCCATCCTCCATAGAAGATGGCATGTTGCGTAGCTCTGAGATATTCGGCCTCAATATTAATTCGGATATGGTAGTATTGAGTGCCTGCAACACCGGACTTGGCAAGGTGGTTAAGGGAGAAGGCATGCTGGGTATGCAGCGTTCTTTCTTCTTTGCCGGAGCTTCTACAGTGGTGGTGAGCCTGTGGAATGTCTATGACCGCTCTACCGCTTCCCTTATGAATGAATTTTACAAGGCCCTTTTAAACGAAGAAATGCAAGAAAGCTGGATGGACACCGCCCTCCGCTGGATTGGCTGGGATGAATCGCTTCCCTTTGGACTAAAAGCCCCGGCAATGCGACAGGCGAAGCTACAAATGATTAATCATCCGCTATTCAATCATCCGGTCTACTGGGCACCATTTATTGTAGTGGGCCGCTAAAAAAGCAGCAGCAATAAAGACTCAACAAATCTACTGATGCTTTTTAGCGATGGATTCCAGTCGCTTGTCAATATCCTCTCTGGAAAGCCAGTTACCGCGATACATGACCCCGGCAATATTATTTGAATTGGAAATATCATCCAGTGGATTGGATTCCAGCAAAACCATATCCGCTACTTTTCCTTCAGCAATAGTCCCGCTATTCTCCAGGTCATCCAAATATTTGGCCGTATTATAGGTACCGGTTCTCAATGCCTGGTAGGGTGTCAGGTCTGAATTCACGATATAACGCAGCTCATGGTGAACCGAAAATCCAGGGACATTAAAGATTTGAGGAGCATCGGAACCCAGCAAGAGGTCTGCCCCCGCATCGTGCAGCGCCTTGATCATATCACGACGGAGCCGTAAATATTCCTTTGCTAACTCTTCGGTATATATATCATGGCCGGTAATTGACTTTTTGCTGTCTATCCACTGTTCAACCGTTTCATTGGGCATATATTGAAATTCCGGGCGCTCGGCCAGTTCTTCCGGCGGGTCTGTACCCAGTACATGTTCAAGCAAAGCTTGTGTCGGGACATTCCAGGTTCCGCTTTCTGCCGTCATCTTAGCAACCTCCGGTACACGGCTCCGGTCAACATAGGGCACTGCGTGCATCCCAAAATAAATAACTCCGGGATCTTCAACCTCCTCCGTATCCAGTGTGTCTCCTGCCAAGGCCTCCATATATTTGTCCAGGTGGTCAATCGTCGTTTGTCCTGCTTCAATAGCCCTTTCTAGTCCAACGGAAGCAGGGACATGTCCGGAAAACTCAATACCAACTTTATTCGCCTCTTCGGCGATTGCGTTGTATTCTTCCAGGGTAAGTCCGGGAAATATTTTTAAGAAATCGTATCCGGCCTCGTGCTGGTCGCGAACCCTCTGCCGGGCGTGCTCAAGGCTGTCTACGCTCTCCCCACTGAAACCCGGACCTGAAGTGTAAACCCGGGGACTTACGATTTCATTTTGAGCGGCTTGCTTTTGCAAATCAAGATGGGATGGTTCTCCCAGCATCCCCCGGATAGTCGTAATACCATTGGAGAGATAGAGAAACAGCACATCCTCCACATATTCCTGCTCTGCATCCCCGGATGGAATATGGGCGTGCATTTCCGATAAACCGGGGATCAGGAATTTCCCCTCTCCGTCAATCCGGCTGGCTGTTTCTGGTATCCCTGCCTGATCTGCCGTGACAATTCGTACAATCTGATCATCCTTAATGAATACGGTACGATTCTGCAGGACCTTCCCGTCATTGTCCATTGTAATGACTCCTACATTTTCGATCACTTTATCGGCATCAACCGTTTCCTGTGTCGAACAGCTGAGCAATAATCCCACTAGCCCTAATAGCACTATTTGTATCCGCATAATATTATCCCTTTATATTTATATGAATGGATTTAAGTGCCTACAGTAAATAAATCCCACCAAGTACCCAGTTATTGTCAATGAAATAATTTGATTAAAATTTTTATCAAAGTAAACTTTTCGGGAATCTACACAATAGATAGAATAAAAAATGAGGCCAGTATCAGGTCCTGAATTCCGTACTGAGAATCATCTCTTCTGATCCGCTTTTATCTGACAGGC harbors:
- a CDS encoding amidohydrolase family protein, which produces MRIQIVLLGLVGLLLSCSTQETVDADKVIENVGVITMDNDGKVLQNRTVFIKDDQIVRIVTADQAGIPETASRIDGEGKFLIPGLSEMHAHIPSGDAEQEYVEDVLFLYLSNGITTIRGMLGEPSHLDLQKQAAQNEIVSPRVYTSGPGFSGESVDSLEHARQRVRDQHEAGYDFLKIFPGLTLEEYNAIAEEANKVGIEFSGHVPASVGLERAIEAGQTTIDHLDKYMEALAGDTLDTEEVEDPGVIYFGMHAVPYVDRSRVPEVAKMTAESGTWNVPTQALLEHVLGTDPPEELAERPEFQYMPNETVEQWIDSKKSITGHDIYTEELAKEYLRLRRDMIKALHDAGADLLLGSDAPQIFNVPGFSVHHELRYIVNSDLTPYQALRTGTYNTAKYLDDLENSGTIAEGKVADMVLLESNPLDDISNSNNIAGVMYRGNWLSREDIDKRLESIAKKHQ